One genomic segment of Trichococcus shcherbakoviae includes these proteins:
- a CDS encoding pyruvate kinase has protein sequence MNKVKEKERNELQALYEEMRALRQAVHEEGNALYAEWKPGISRASFQLSGKNLAYYLALRRRDIRPLQGRLSKWGLSSLGRTESKVLQQLDAIVRNLALMSGEIKQLEDYPKTSEKFPGRKKLATEANALMGDAPNHRATRIMVTLPEQAAEDKDFLVRLLERGMDIARINCAHDDSVVWLKMVENLKEAQKTAGKSCRIYFDIAGPKIRVDAVSSEKVKPRLKVGDFFFLTADASFNDLKQYPIIVFSESLNLFDELKIDSPVILDDGVLEGRVVEQKPQGVVVQVGKVAKAKGIRVKPQKGLNFPESTFKMPILTEKDLEDLLVAVKEADILGFSFVRGSKDILAIQKTLAEQVGGEAAAAIPLVIKIETVEAVNHLPELIVAAASKNPLAIMIARGDLAAEAGFLRLSELQEEILWICEAAHIPVIWSTQVLENMVKNGVPTRAEMSDATMAGQAECVMLNKGDFVEDGITLLDAILVQSQQNRSKKTAQLRALKIAKKAWRKTKK, from the coding sequence GTGAATAAAGTGAAAGAGAAAGAACGGAATGAATTGCAGGCGTTATATGAGGAGATGCGGGCGCTCCGTCAGGCTGTCCATGAGGAAGGCAATGCCCTTTATGCGGAATGGAAGCCGGGCATTTCCCGGGCTTCCTTCCAGCTCAGCGGCAAAAACCTGGCCTACTATCTGGCGTTGCGGCGCAGGGATATCCGACCGTTGCAGGGACGTCTGTCCAAATGGGGCTTATCCTCACTGGGACGAACGGAATCGAAAGTGCTGCAACAACTGGATGCGATTGTCCGCAACTTGGCGCTGATGTCAGGCGAAATCAAGCAATTGGAAGACTATCCTAAGACAAGCGAGAAATTCCCGGGCCGGAAAAAACTGGCTACCGAGGCGAACGCCTTGATGGGTGATGCTCCGAACCACCGGGCGACCCGGATCATGGTCACCCTCCCGGAACAGGCCGCAGAGGATAAAGACTTCCTTGTCCGCCTGCTGGAGCGCGGCATGGATATCGCCCGCATCAACTGCGCCCATGACGACAGTGTTGTCTGGCTGAAGATGGTCGAAAACCTGAAGGAAGCCCAAAAAACTGCCGGAAAAAGTTGCCGCATCTATTTTGACATCGCCGGGCCGAAGATCCGGGTGGATGCCGTCAGCAGCGAAAAGGTTAAACCGCGCCTCAAGGTCGGGGACTTTTTCTTCTTGACGGCGGATGCTTCCTTTAATGATCTGAAACAATATCCGATCATTGTGTTCAGCGAAAGCCTGAACCTCTTTGATGAGCTAAAGATCGACAGTCCGGTCATTTTGGATGATGGCGTCCTGGAAGGGCGTGTTGTAGAGCAAAAACCGCAAGGCGTCGTCGTGCAGGTAGGGAAAGTGGCCAAGGCTAAAGGGATCAGAGTGAAGCCGCAGAAAGGGCTCAATTTCCCGGAATCGACTTTTAAGATGCCGATCCTGACCGAAAAGGATCTGGAAGACCTGTTGGTTGCAGTGAAGGAAGCCGATATCCTGGGTTTCTCTTTTGTCCGCGGAAGCAAGGACATCTTGGCCATCCAAAAAACTTTGGCGGAGCAGGTCGGAGGTGAAGCGGCTGCAGCCATCCCGCTTGTGATCAAAATCGAAACGGTGGAAGCCGTGAATCATCTGCCGGAACTGATTGTTGCAGCTGCCAGCAAAAATCCTCTGGCGATCATGATTGCCCGCGGGGACTTGGCTGCCGAGGCCGGTTTCCTTAGGCTTTCGGAACTGCAGGAGGAAATACTTTGGATCTGCGAGGCTGCTCACATTCCTGTCATCTGGAGCACGCAGGTACTCGAGAACATGGTGAAGAACGGCGTGCCGACGCGGGCGGAGATGTCGGATGCGACGATGGCCGGACAAGCGGAGTGCGTCATGTTGAATAAGGGCGATTTCGTGGAAGATGGGATCACCTTGTTGGATGCGATCCTGGTGCAGAGCCAACAGAACCGATCGAAGAAGACAGCCCAGCTGCGTGCGCTCAAAATCGCCAAGAAGGCTTGGCGCAAAACAAAAAAATAA